CCATCTGCGCTGCTTTGGCGCGGTCGATATCGACCACCACTTCCGGTTTGTCGAAGGCCAGGTCCAGGTCGACGAAAGCGAACTTGCCCGACTCCATCGCACGCTTCTTGATCCGGTCAGCCACCTGCAGCAACAGCTCGTAGTCGTTGGCCGTGTTGATCACGAATTCGAACGGCAGGCCCTCGCCGGTGCCGGGCAGGGAGGGCAGGTTGAAGCCGAAAATCTGCAGGCCGGGGATGTTTCCGAGTTTGCCCTGCACCTCGGGAAGAATCTGCATCTGTGTACGGCTGCGCTCGTTCCACGGTTTGAGCAGGAAACCGCCGATACCGGTCTGCACACCGTTGTAGCCGTTGATCTGGAACGAAGAGTAGTACTCCGGGAATTCCTTGAAGATCTTCACGAACTCGTCGGTGTAGGTGTTCAGGTAATCGAGGTTGGTCGGTTGCGGCGCGTTGGCCATCATGAAAATGATGCCCTGGTCTTCGTCCGGCGCCAGTTCCGACTTGGTGAACTTGAGCAGCACCGGAATCAGGCACAGCACGATCACTGCGAACACCAGCACCACCGGCCGGGTATTGAGGGTGCCGTGGAGCATGCTCTGGTAGCGTCGCTTGAGGCGATCGAAGATCCGGTCGAGACGATGGGCGAGTCCGCTGGGGTTTTCCTCATGTCGCAACAAGAAGGCACACATCATCGGCGACAGGGTCAGGGCGACAATCCCGGAAATCACCACGGCTCCCGCGAGCGTAAGTGCGAACTCCTTGAAGAGTGCCCCGGTCAACCCTGTCAGGAAACCGATCGGCGCATACACCGCTGCCAGGGTGATGGTCATCGAGACCACCGGCATCGCGATTTCCCGGGCGCCCTCAAGTGCGGCATCCAGCGGTGTCTTGCCTTCCTCGATATGTCGGTGGATGTTTTCCACCACCACGATGGCATCGTCCACCACCAGACCGATGGCCAGCACCATCGCCAGCAGAGTCAGGAGGTTGATCGAGTAGCCCATCATCTGCATGAAGAACATCACGCCGATCATCGACAACGGAATGGTCACCACCGGGATCACCACCGAACGCAGCGCGCCGAGGAACAGGAAAACCACCACGATCACGATCAGCACCGCTTCGAACAGGGTCTTCACCACCTCGTCGATGGAAGCCTGGATGAACAGCGTGGCGTCGTAGGCGATCTCGCTCTTGAGGTTGGGCGGCAACTGGGCCTCCAGCTCCGGCATGATCTTGCGCACTTCCTTGATCACGTCGAGCGGGTTGGCACCGGGCGTCGCCTTGATCCCGATGTAGACCGAGGGTGTGCCACCGAAGGAACTGATGGAGTTGTAGTTTTCCGCACCCATTTCCACCCGCGCCACATCACTGAGCAGCACACGGCTGTCGCCACTGACCTTGAGCGGAATCTTGCCGAAGGCCTCGGCCGACTTCAGTTCGGTGTTGGCGTTGATGCTGGTGACTACGTACTCGCCTTTCACCTCACCGGCGGCGGAGAGGAAGTTGTACTGGCGCACCGCGTTGCTCACGTCGCTGGCGCTGAGGCCGAAACCGGCGAGTTTCACCGGGTCGATCCACAGGCGCATGGCGAACACCTGATTTCCCAGAATCTCGGCTTCGGCCATGCCCGGCAGAGTGGCCAGTTTTGGCTGGATCACCCGCGACAGGTAGTCAGTGATCTGCGGGTTGCTCAGTTCCTTGCTGAAGAAACTGATGTACATCAGTGCCGAGGCATCGGCGGCTTCCTTGCTCAGGACCGGGTCTTCGGCATCCTGCGGCAGTTTGTTCTTCACCTCGTTGGCCTTGGCCAGCAGTTCGGTGAACAAGCGGTCGCTGTTGGAGCCGATACGCGCGTAGATCGAAATCACCGAGAAGTTCTGACGACTGACCGAGGTCATGTAGTCGATACCCTCGGCGCTCGCCAGGCTCTGCTGCATCGGCTGGGTGATGTAGCCCTGGATGGTTTCGGCGTTGGCCCCGGGGTAGGCGGTGGTCACCGTGATCAGGGCGTTTTCCATTTGCGGGTACTGGCGCAGCGGCAGCTTGCTCCAGGCCTGGAAGCCCAGCAGCACAATCAGCAGGCTGACCACGGTGGCGAGCACCGGGCGGCGGATGAACGGATCGGTAAAAGCCATGAGGATTCCTTGATCAGTCGGCGCGGCGCGGACGGTTCTGCTCGCCGAGGGTCTTGTCGTCGCTGATGGCAATGTGTGCGCCGTTGTCCAGTTTGATCTGGCCGGCCGTCACCACTTGTTCACCGCTCTGCACGCCCTTGTTGATCATCACCAGCCCCTCGCGGCGTTCACCGGTTTCGATGAAACGGCGCTCGGCGATCAGTACCGGTTGGCCCTTCTCGTCTTTCTCGACGCTGCCGTCTTCAGCTTTCTTCTGCCCGACCACGTAGATCGAGTTGCCGTAGAGGGTGTAGGTGATCGCGCTTTCCGGCACGACGATGTGCTTCTGCGGATCTGGTAGCAGCACTTCAACGCTGGTGAACATGCCCGGCAGCAGCTTGCCGTCGGGGTTGGCGAGTGTCGCGCGGACCAGAATGTTGCGGGTGGTGCTTTCGACAATCGGGTTGATCGCGCTGATGGCACCGGTAAAGTTCTGGCCGGGATACGCGGCGACCGTAATCTGCACCGGTTGGCCGATCGCCAGTTTCGGCACGGATTGCTCGGGCACATAGAAGTCGGCGTAGAGACTGCTCAGATCCTGCAGGGTAGCGATTTTGGTGCCGCTGGCGAGGTAATCGCCGATGTCGACGAGGCGGATGCCGATGGTGCCGCTGAAGGGCGCGACGATGCGTTTTTTGGCCAGCGCCGCATTGAGCTGATTGACCGTCGCCTTGTTTTTTTGCAGTTGCGCCGAGAGCCGGTCGAATTCGCCCTTGGAGATCGCGCTGCTGCCGACGAGTTGGCTGCCGCGACCGTAATCCAGCTGCGCGAGGCCGAGATCAGCCTTGGCGGTTTCCAGGAAGGCTGCCTCGACGGCACTGTCCAGTTGCAGCAAGGGTTGGCCTGCCTTGACCTTCTGTCCCGATTCGAACTTCAGCTCGGTCACGGTGCCGGCGTTTTCCAGGCTCAGATCGACGCCCTGC
The sequence above is a segment of the Pseudomonas sp. HS6 genome. Coding sequences within it:
- a CDS encoding multidrug efflux RND transporter permease subunit, yielding MAFTDPFIRRPVLATVVSLLIVLLGFQAWSKLPLRQYPQMENALITVTTAYPGANAETIQGYITQPMQQSLASAEGIDYMTSVSRQNFSVISIYARIGSNSDRLFTELLAKANEVKNKLPQDAEDPVLSKEAADASALMYISFFSKELSNPQITDYLSRVIQPKLATLPGMAEAEILGNQVFAMRLWIDPVKLAGFGLSASDVSNAVRQYNFLSAAGEVKGEYVVTSINANTELKSAEAFGKIPLKVSGDSRVLLSDVARVEMGAENYNSISSFGGTPSVYIGIKATPGANPLDVIKEVRKIMPELEAQLPPNLKSEIAYDATLFIQASIDEVVKTLFEAVLIVIVVVFLFLGALRSVVIPVVTIPLSMIGVMFFMQMMGYSINLLTLLAMVLAIGLVVDDAIVVVENIHRHIEEGKTPLDAALEGAREIAMPVVSMTITLAAVYAPIGFLTGLTGALFKEFALTLAGAVVISGIVALTLSPMMCAFLLRHEENPSGLAHRLDRIFDRLKRRYQSMLHGTLNTRPVVLVFAVIVLCLIPVLLKFTKSELAPDEDQGIIFMMANAPQPTNLDYLNTYTDEFVKIFKEFPEYYSSFQINGYNGVQTGIGGFLLKPWNERSRTQMQILPEVQGKLGNIPGLQIFGFNLPSLPGTGEGLPFEFVINTANDYELLLQVADRIKKRAMESGKFAFVDLDLAFDKPEVVVDIDRAKAAQMGVSMQDLGGTLATLLGEAEINRFTIEGRSYKVIAQVERAYRDNPDWLNNYYVKNTQGELLPLSTLITVTDRARPRQLNQFQQLNAAKLSGFPLVSMGEAIDSVLQIAREEAPAGFAFDYGGASRQFVQEGSALWVTFALALAIIFLVLAAQFESFRDPLVILVTVPLSICGALIPLFLGWSSMNIYTQVGLVTLIGLISKHGILIVEFANQLRKEKGLTPREAVEEAAAIRLRPVLMTTAAMVFGMVPLILASGAGAVSRFDIGTVIATGMSIGTLFTLFVLPCVYTVLAKPDPAPST
- a CDS encoding efflux RND transporter periplasmic adaptor subunit, whose product is MLRRRMLIMLGVVLLIVLLLAGYKAFSIYTMIQGFSKPKPPISVAVATAAERPWQMRLPTVGTLKALQGVDLSLENAGTVTELKFESGQKVKAGQPLLQLDSAVEAAFLETAKADLGLAQLDYGRGSQLVGSSAISKGEFDRLSAQLQKNKATVNQLNAALAKKRIVAPFSGTIGIRLVDIGDYLASGTKIATLQDLSSLYADFYVPEQSVPKLAIGQPVQITVAAYPGQNFTGAISAINPIVESTTRNILVRATLANPDGKLLPGMFTSVEVLLPDPQKHIVVPESAITYTLYGNSIYVVGQKKAEDGSVEKDEKGQPVLIAERRFIETGERREGLVMINKGVQSGEQVVTAGQIKLDNGAHIAISDDKTLGEQNRPRRAD